TCATCGGGAACTGGCCGCCCGAACCGGTGCCACCATTGTGTTTGGGCAAAAAGCCAATGCGCTGTTTCCTCATCGGGCCGTGGTTGATGGTGATGAGCTTCAGGTCGGGAAGGTCGTCCTCCGGATTTTAGAAACGCCTGGTCATACCCCGGAAGGAATTTCAATTTTGGTTACTGATACTGAAGATTCAAGCGCACCAGTAAAAGTTCTGACCGGCGATACACTTTTCATCGGCGATGTTGGACGACCGGATCTGGTTGGATCAAAAGGGTTTTCAAGTCAGGAAATGGCCTCGATGCTCTATGACAGTTTGCATCAGAAATTATTAAAGCTGGATGATTCAGTTGAAGTGTACCCGGCGCATGGGGCCGGGTCGCTGTGCGGGAAAAATCTTTCCAGCGAAACTTCTTCAACCATTGGGGACCAGCGACGGCTCAATTATGCGTTAAAGCCGATGCCACGGGAGCAGTTTGTGGCCATGATGACGGCTGATTTACCTGAAGTTCCGGCGTATTTTCCTCTGGACGCTGAAATCAACCGAACCGGTGCTCCACCGCTCCTGGATCTTGGGCCAGCCAGGGAATTGACACCTGAGGAGGTCAATAAGCTGATCCAGCAGGGGTATCTGGTACTGGATACTCGTCCCGCCCCCCAGTTTGGAAGCGGGCATATCCCAGGTTCGATCAACGTTGGTCTCAAGGGCCAGTTTGCCTCGTGGGCTGGAAGTCTGATTCCCCTGACCACACCCCTCATTTTAGTTGTTGAATCCTCTGATCAGGTTCCTGAAGCTGTCACCCGACTGGCCCGAGTTGGAATTGAAACGGTTGGCGGGTTCCTGGCTGGTGGTATTACAGCCTGGCAAGCGGCTGGATTGGCCCAAAATACAATCTCTCAACTCTCAGTTGAATCACTGAGTCAACGACTGAAAACCGAACCCAGGTTACAGGTGGTTGATGTGCGCCGACCAACCGAATTTGTGCAGGGGCATGTTCCTACGGCTTTGAATTTTCAACTGGCCCAGTTAGAAAA
This DNA window, taken from Acidobacteriota bacterium, encodes the following:
- a CDS encoding MBL fold metallo-hydrolase, producing MFFKQFYLGCLAHASYMIGSEGEAAVVDPQRDVEMYLAEAQTQGGTLKYIIETHLHADFVSGHRELAARTGATIVFGQKANALFPHRAVVDGDELQVGKVVLRILETPGHTPEGISILVTDTEDSSAPVKVLTGDTLFIGDVGRPDLVGSKGFSSQEMASMLYDSLHQKLLKLDDSVEVYPAHGAGSLCGKNLSSETSSTIGDQRRLNYALKPMPREQFVAMMTADLPEVPAYFPLDAEINRTGAPPLLDLGPARELTPEEVNKLIQQGYLVLDTRPAPQFGSGHIPGSINVGLKGQFASWAGSLIPLTTPLILVVESSDQVPEAVTRLARVGIETVGGFLAGGITAWQAAGLAQNTISQLSVESLSQRLKTEPRLQVVDVRRPTEFVQGHVPTALNFQLAQLEKNIDHLDPTRPTAVICAGGYRSSAGASLLSRHGFCELFNVVGGTAAWVQAGLKVEGECESVACS